The Bacteroidota bacterium genomic interval GTTAGTGTACTTTTTTTGATGTTCACCTTTCAGGGAATCACCCAGAATGTGGTGAACAACGGTAACCAGATAGTGGTGACACCGGGTGCTTATGTTATGATTGGTGGCGACTTCATTAATAAGAACGACGGCACCAACGACGGTGTTGTTGCACTTGATGGCAATATTGTGCTGAAACAAAACTGGGTAAATTTTGCGAATAATAATGTTCTGTCACTGATTGGCTCCTCTCCTGCAGGAAACGTTATTATGGACGGGCTTACCAAACAGGCAATAGAAGGTACGAATGCATCGCACTTCGAGAATCTTATTATCCGCAATGGCGATAAAATACTGAGAGTCTCGGATTGCGAAGTTAATGATACTCTTTTTGTAGACGCCGTTCTTAAACTGAACAGCCATAAATTGATTATTGACAATCAGAATCGTGCTGCCATCCAGCATTTGAGTAATTATATCCTCAGTGAAACAGATCCATTGGTCGGTTACGGCGAACTGCAATGGAACATCGGAAGTGTGTTGGACACTTACGAAATTCCGTTTGGCTCAGGGCTCATTGCTTCAAACGATTTAAATGTGACATTCACAACGAGAACGCCCGGACAGCCCAACAGCGGCGGCGTATCATTTGCCACCTACCCTGCCGACTGTAAGAATTTCCCCTTGCCCACGGGTGTTATGAGCCTTGATAAAGATTATGATTTGGTTGTAAACCGCTACTGGATTATTGATCCGCTGTATCTGAACGCAAAGCCCGGTGCAGATATCACCTTCAGGTATACTGAAGAAGATGTAAACCCGCGCTGCAACGCTCGTATGACCGAAGGCGACCTTAAAGCAGTATCCTATAATACACTTACCAATGAATGGAACGACAGCCTTGCTACCGGCACTGATGCTCCGGCAAGCAACCTGCTGTTTGCTGAAAATATCACACAGGATAATTTTTACGCGCCCTGGGCATTGGTAAATGAATTCAAACCATGGGAATTCTTTACACCGAATGCTTTTACACCTAACGGCGATGGCGTAAATGATGAGTTCAGACCCATTGGTTATAATCTGGAATTTCAAACTTTTGAAATGTCTATTTACGATCGTTGGGGCGGGAAGATTTATGAAACCACTGATTACAATGCGCCGTGGAAGGGTCGTGCATGGAATAGTTCACAAAAATGCCCGGGTGGCGTTTATACCTGGTTGGTGTTTGTTACCGACAAATACGGCAAGATCAGCAAATACAGGGGTATTGTAACCCTGGTTCCATAGATTTTTAGAAAACTTTAAGTTAAAATATTATGAGGTTGCAGCAATTTGAGCCGCAACCTCTTTTGCTTATGTAAACAATATTTATAACTTTGACCAATCAAACGAATCTAAGCCAATGAGAGCATTTATCGCAATAATTATCATCTCTATATTTTGCTGTTTTCAAACTAATGCACAGGACACCGTACGTTTTTTGAATGGCCGCTGCATCAGTGGCAAGGTAGTAAGCAATTCGAATGAAACAATCATTCATCTTACCAAATCACACAAGACACATTCAAAGACCAAAAAATATTTCAAGGAAGATGTTTTTGATATCCGCTATGGCACAGGGAGCAAAGAGGTACTTTACCTTGCCGACAGCAATCGTGGAAACTATTTTAGTGAGGATGAAATGGATCGTTACATTTCCGGAATGCAAAATGCGCGCATAAATTATAAGGCACCCTGGGTAACTGTTGGTGGATTTGCGGCAGGTGCAGCAGGTCTGTATTGGGGCTTCTGGGGATTGGCGGCACCTGCAGCTTATGCAGTCACCTTTTCAGTAATTCCGGTTAAAACAAAAGGGAAACCTTATCTGAAAGACCATATCGGCGACGAATATTACATAGAAGGTTTTAATGCTATGGCACACCGAAAGAAAGTAAAAAATGCTTTACTCGGGGGCATTGGAGGCGCACTGCTTGTCGGAATAACGACGGCCATTCTCACTTTCAAATTTGCCAATGACTGATAAAAAAAAGAGCTTTCAAATGAAAGCTCTTTTTTTTTATCCTCAAAGAATCAGAATTACTTTCTCACTTCAATTTTTCGTGTTTGTACCGCACCGTCATTTTCAATTCGAATAAAATAGCTGCCGGCAGGTAAAGCACTTATATCAATAGTTTCAGAAACTCCTGCACTATTAATTCTGGCTACATTCATACCAAGCATATTGTAAATTTCAACACGGGCATTTACAGCATTGTCAATATTAATGAAGTTTTTGGCAGGATTCGGATAAATAGAAACGGCCGAGGTTTGGTTGGTACCAATGCCGCTGCAAATATCAATATTGGCGGTAGTATCCTGAGCAGAAGTGAAAAAACAGTATCCTACAAAAATATCGCCGAGTGTAATGGTGTACGGGGCTGCAACTGCGTATTGATGCGATGTGTCAATTGCGTTGAATAAAGTCGGGCTGTCTCCAAAATTCCATCCGAACTGGTATTTTGTTGAGTCAACGTTCACATAATACTCATACATACGATCTACGTAAATGGCAGGATGCACATTGGTGAAGTTTACTAAGTCTCCATTATTGATGCAAGTTTTATCCATTGTGAAATAAACCCGGGCAAGAGTGTAATTTACAATAGGTTCAATAAGCCAGTCGCAATCATAACCATAGGATAAAATACGCGCCCAGGTCATTCCTGCTTTTATTCTTGCAAGATTTTCACCCTGTCCGTCATTAGCAGCATTGTCATTCGTAGCAATACCAACCGCATTTGCACCGGCATTTGTAATAACAATTACATACGGGGCACTTACGGCTATAGCATTTGTGAACATAGCACGCTGCAGTACACCGTTTGAACCCAATGAGTCAACATTGACGGTTGTAGTTGCAAGAGCGCTGCCTGTGGGCATTGAATCGGCGCCTGCAAGAAATAACTGCACGGTAACTGTTATAGAAGGTACATTATAAGCTTTGCCATAGAAATTTGCACCTTTCACATTGATAGTCTGAGGTGCATTGAAATACTGAGCAATAGACGGCGTTGTTGCACTCACCTGAAAACCGGTTGTTCCGGTAGTTTTCATCCACACATAAAGAAGCGTATCGGTATACGGTACCTTACTGTTTGGATTCAGCTCAACGCGATTTACCTCACCGCGTTTGCCGACTATCTTGCCGGGGATAAGATTTAATCCTGATTGCGCCATAATAAAGGCAGTACAGGCAAAGAAGAGAATAATGGGTAGAGCAATTTTTTTCATGATTATAATGGATTAGATTTATAATAATTAATATTTTACAGCAAATGTATACACGACGGATGTTATTTCCAAATTATTGAATTACTTCGGACCACTGTCTTCCCTTTTGCTTAAGGCATCCCAACCCTGAGCAAGAACAGGTACCGATTGTCCACTGCGTGTAATCATACTCAAGCCATCCTTAATATCGGTTATATGACCAATAATAGTAACATTTTCCACTTGCTGTATCCGTTTTAATTCCGTGATAGGAATGGTAAACAGCAGTTCATAGTCTTCACCTCCGTTAAGAGCAACTGTTGTCGGATCCAGTTTAAATTCTTCGGCAAGTGTAACTGTTGCTGCATCTACAGGTAGTTTATCCTCGTAAATGGCAGCACCGCTTTTCGAATTTTTACACAGATGCATTATTTCAGAAGCCAGCCCATCACTGATGTCAATCATGGAAGTCGGCTTCAAACCAGCAATTTTCAGCTTTTTCACAATGTCTGTCCGGGCTTCAGGCTTCAGTTGCCGCTCCAGCGGATAATCATATCCTTCGAGGTCTGGCTGCATTTCGGGGTCGGCTCTAAAAACAACTTTTTCGCGTTCGAGCAGCAACAGTCCGGCATATGCGCCACCCAGATCGCCCGAAACACAAATCAAATCATGCTCCTTCGCACCTGACCGATATACAACATCTTCCTTGGCAACATCGCCCAGTACCGTAATAGAGATGAACATACCCGTTGTACTGCTGGTTGTATCACCACCCACAATATCAACCTTATAACGTTCGCAAGCGAGCTTCAGTCCGGCATAAAACTCATCAAGCGCCTCAACCGGGAAGCGGTTTGATACGGCAAGGCCCACGGTAATCTGCTTCGGCATGCCGTTCATGGCGCATATATCAGAAAAATTAACCACTGCGGCTTTGTAGCCAAGGTGTTTCAGCGGTGTATAGGTCAAATCAAAATGAACGCCCTCAACCAACAAATCAGTTGACACCAATATGAAACGATCGCCGGCATCAATAACCGCCGCATCATCGCCCACGCCTTTTACGGTTTGTTCATGGAATATTGTAATATCAGCCGTCAGGCGGTCAATTAAACCAAATTCGCCCAATTCAGACAATTCGGTTCTGCTTTGTTCAGGTTCTATCATAACGCAAAAATAATCAGTTTATGAACAGGAAAAGAAAAGAAAATGCAAAATCGTCGGCATCCCGAAAAGGACAAAACTACCAGGAACCAAAACCAATAATAATTATCTTTGTGAATAACCGATTCTCAGATGTCTTCATTAAGTTTAAAGGAACATATCGCGCAAAGCAGACTGGCTGTTGACGCCAACAAGGCAAAAGGCAACCGCCATGCCGAATTGCTTTCGGGTTTGTATGCCGATAGTTCACGCTTTCTTGAAGAACTGTTACAGAACACTGAAGACGCCTACCGCCAAGTTGGTGCCGCGAACAGTGAAAACACATTATTGTTCAGACTTTTTTCCGACCGTCTGGAAGTATCTCATAACGGAAAGTGCTTTGATGAAGACGACCTTAAATCCATTACAACCTTTGCCAATACTACAAAATCGAAGTATAAGGATGTAAACCTGATCGGAAAATTCGGCATCGGTTTTAAAAGCGTATTTGCAATAACAAATGAGCCTCAAATCCATTCCGGAAATTATCATTTTAAGATACGCGATTACGAAGTTCTTGAAGAAATTGTCCCACTAACCGACATTTCAGAATATTCAACATCCATTGTCCTTCCGTTTAAAAATGACACGACAATTTACAAACTTGTTGAAAAAGCCCTGAAAAATCTGGGCTCAGGCCATCTTCTATTTCTAGACAGATTGAATTGCCTTGAAGTAGAACTCCTCGGAAAAGCGAATGTCAGTATTCGGAAAACAATTGTGGAAAAAAGCAACAATTGCTCCACTATATGCATTGGTTACAACGGGAACCGCAAACCTGAAGAAAATTTCCTGCTGCTAAAAACGCCTGCCAAATCGGTAAAAGGAAACATTGCCATTGCATTTCATTTGGAACATAAAAATGAACATTCAAGCATTTGCAGTGCCGGGAATACGCATCTGTTCTCGTGGTTTCCGACCCTTCAGGAAACAGGCTTGCAGTTTTTTGTTCATGCTCCATTTACCACAACGCCAACACGAGAATTCATCCCTTTTGATATTGTCCGAACACCCGAAAATATCAGACTTGCAGAAGAGCTTTCAAAACTTTTTGTATCATCATTGACCGTGATGCGCGACAGCGGCTATTTATCTCCTGAATGGCTCGCTGTAATGCCGCTTACAGCTTCGCAAATTACCGACAAACCCGACAATTCAAAACTCATATACACCCTCATTCACAAAGCCTTTAATCAGACTGTTCAGCAAAAGAAATTCTTGCCTTCAGGTAATGGCGCATTCTGTAAAGCCCTTGAAGCCTGCCTTATTGAAGATAAAGAACTGACGGCTCTACTCGGTAAAAAAGGAATGAACGAACTTTTCGGATTCGATTGCGCCATTGATAATGCAAGCTGGAAAGACTTTCCGGAAGTAAAAGAGTTTCTTATTTCAACAATCAGATTACGTGAAATTACAACTGATAATTTTGCATTTCGTCTTTCCGTGAACCCCGGATTTTTGCAAAAACAAAAAGCGCCATGGTTCATCAGGCTGTACTACTTACTTTTAAAACACCCATCGCTGTGGGATAGCACACATGCTTCAGAATACTACAGTCTGCGCAATAAAGAAATTATTCTTACCAAAGATGGCTCCCTGAAAACCGCATTTGACAGCGATGGCACTGCTCAGCTGTTTCCATTCGCAAAACATGGATTTAAAATTCATTCGGCCATTCGCCGTGATATGGACGCCATGAAATTTCTAAGCGCATTGTGCGAAAACGTTGAACCAATCAATCGTCGCAATAAAACTCAATGGCAGCCCGATGTTTTAGCTGAAGATGCTCCTGTTCACGTTCATGAGTTCACCCCATCCGATGATATTAGTATTGCACCCGCATTTTCCGCATTGATGCAGCCCGAAATTATTGCGCACAGCATTACCGCAATGGCTGTAGAATCAAATAACATTATAAATGATAAGGTGCGTGAATGGGCAATTTCCTATGTCAAAAGGACTTTACTCCAACATAAAAAGTATAATTTTACTGAAAATACGATATCCGGAATTGACCTTTGTTTCGTAAATTCTGAGCAGCAAACCAATTTTGTGCAGGTGCTCGGGAGAACCATCGGACAACTTGATTTTTACGCATCACCGTCGTTTTTGCAGGCAGCCATAAAAAGCTTGCTTGAAAATAAATGCGAACAGCTTGTGTGGATTTTTGTAGAAGCAGTCGGCAGCACATTGGCTAAAGCAACAATAGTAAGTAATCCATTAAAACTCGTATCTGAAGGGAAAATAAAATTTTTACCAACAGCTATTAAAATCAACGAACTTTGAAACTCCTTTTACACTCCTGACGAAAACTTCGACGCATGTACGCTATTGTTGATATCGAGACCACAGGCGGTCGCCAGATAGACCGTATTACTGAAATTGCCGTTTATGTTCATGATGGCACCAAAATAGTGGATGAATATACGACACTGGTAAATCCTGAATTAAGCATCCCCTACTTCGTTCAGCGGCTCACCGGAATAACGAATGAAATGGTTACAAGTGCGCCAAAATTCTACGAAGTGGCACGCCGCATTGTCGAGATTACCAATAACTGTATGTTCGTTGCGCATAATGCCAGTTTCGATTACAACTTTCTTAAAGGAGAATTCAAACGTCTGGGCTATCATTACAAACGTAAAATGCTGTGTACGGTAAAGCTTTCGCGAAGGCTGCTACCCGGCATGCCGTCATACAGCCTGGGTAAATTATGCAATGAACTGGGCATCGAAGTAGTTGGAAGACACCGTGCCGCTGGCGATGCACTCGCCACGGTAAAACTATTTGAAAAACTTTTAAGCGTAGGTGTTGACAGCAAAGATATCTTTTCGAGTTCCAGGCTCAGCGCCATAAGCCGTCATCATCCACTGCTCGACCCCCTGAAAATTGAAGGACTTCCGGAAGAGCCCGGTGTGTATCATTTTCATGACGACAAGAATAACCTTATCTATATCGGTAAAAGCCGAAACATTTACTCGCGCGTAATGGCGCATTTCGGAAATAATACCACGCGTGCTATGAATATGTGTGAGCGCATTGCCGATATTCAGTACGAACTCACAGGCAGCGAACTCATCGCGTTGCTTATTGAATCGGCTGAAATAAAAAAGAATAAGCCGGTATTTAACCGGGCACAACGCCGCACCGGCTACACCTACGGTATCTTTGAAAGCACGGATGCGAACGGATACCGGGTGCTGAAACTCGACAAAAATAATTGCTCCGAGCTCCCATTGATGACCTTTACCTCCAAGTTTGAAGGACAGCGCTGGCTCGAAAAAACGGTCGAGAAGAACCGCCTTTGCCAAAAACTGACCGGACTATACAAGACGGATGGTGCGTGTTTTCATCACGCCGTACAGCAGTGCGACGGTGCATGCATCGGTCAGGAACCGCCCGACGAATACAACCTCCGCGTAGAAAAAGCGCTCTCGGCATTCCGTTTCGACAATCAGAATTTTTTCATTATTGACAAAGGAAGAAACAAAGACGAAAAAGCAGTGATTAAAATTGAAAAAGGCCGTTACATAGGATGGGGCTACGCCGACACCATGGAGGCCGTTTCAGACATCGAATCGCTGAATAACTACATCACTCCTGCCGACGATAACCGAGACGTGCAGCAGATTATACGAAGCTATTTACGGCATCATAAAGTTGAAAAAATGATTATATATTAGTCGTAAGTCAAGAGTCGAGAGTCAAGAGAAAAATGATTTAACGATTTATTGTTTAGGCTGCAATGATTTAAGTATGCCTCGCAATATTCGTGATATTTCATCAGAGTCTTTAATCAGCAAGCTTTGCTCCTCCTCATTTATATATTTCAGCTTTAATGCAAGATATGTCATCGATTTTACTTCACTGCACGAGCTTTTGGCCATATAAATGAATCGTGAGAAATCTGCATCTGAACTTCGGTCAAATCCTTCGGCAACATTGTTTGAAATTGAAATAGCAGCTCTTTGAATCTGGTCCTTAAACCCAAAATCCTTCAGATTCTTAAAAACTGAATAAATGGTCACGGCATAATCCTGTGCTTTCTGCCAGGCAATTATATCTTCAAATTTGTGAATTATCATATCTCTATTTTTTTTCTTCTGTTTTTTTTGACTTACGACTATTTTTTTTGACTCTTCATCAGCCTCTGGCGTTTCGACAAGCTCAACGACCGAGGCTTTTTGACTCTCGACTCTTGACTCACGACTAATATATTTTACATTTTTTTCAGCTTCTTCTTCAATAGTTCAACATCGCTTCTGAGGTTTTCTACTGTTTTCAGCACATTCTGGCTGAAACTGTTGGGTTCTGGAAGCTCGCTGCTAATGTAATTCACAAATTTCCATACCTCGCGCAGCTGATTGACCGGCATTTCGTACGGCGCATAGGCAGGATTGAATGAATGCAGCATCAGCAGGCCGTTTTCACGTATCCTGTTCTCGGCTATCTTGAATACGATACCGTCGTCGAGTGTCAGAAAAACATAGGCATGGCGGTCGCGGATGTGATGCCAGTTCTGTACAAACTCACAGGTAATCCACGAACCGCTTGGTATCGGGAGCATGGAATCACCGCTTATCTGAAATGTCCGGTATTTTCGTTCATGCGAAAGAAAGGGCAACTGGAATGTTTGCAGCGACTGTATGTATTCGGGATCCGCAAAACCACTGGCATATCCGGCTTTTGCCTTGACGGGAACAAGTTCAATGTTCTCGTTATTCTCACGGTCAACTGTGGTAGCCAGCACCCTGATTTTACTTCCGGTGATGTAAGTATCGTAACCCCGCTCAAGCTGCGACAGACTGCTTTCGGGCATACCGCTCAGGTCGGTTTTTACCAGTGTGTCAATAGAGATATTATAGTATCTGGAAAATGCCAGCAGCGCATCAATATTGGGCTGTGCCACCTCATTTTCGTAGCCGCTCAGCGTAGAGCGTTTCATCTCCAGTGCAAAGGCCACCTCTTCCTGAGTACGACCGTGGCGCTTGCGCAAAAATTTAATATTTGATGCAAACTGCATAGACTTATGGGATTAAGTTATAATGATAAAAATATCTGTTCTGCTGTTACAAATTTACTGTTTTTTTTGATTATATTGTAATCACTATACTGATTAATTTTTAATCAAAGATACAATCATCAACATCAAAAAACAAGTGGAAACGCATAATAACCGTAATATTATTCATCTCGACCTGGACTCATTCTTTGTTTCGGTAGAACGGTTGCTGAATTCAAGCCTTGTCGGGAAGCCTGTGATTATCGGAGGCACTTCCGACCGGGGCGTAGTGTCGAGCTGCAGCTACGAGGCGCGGAAATATGGCGTAACGTCGGCTATGCCGATGCGTATGGCGCGTTCGCTTTGCGCTGATGCCGTGGTGATACGCGGCGACATGGATCAATATTCAAAATACTCGCGCATTGTTACCGACATCATTGCCGAAAAAGCGCCTCTCTTCGAAAAAGCCTCTATCGACGAGCATTACATTGATGTTACCGGCATGGATCGTTTTTTTGGTACGCAGAAATGGTCGCAGGAACTCAGGAAATATATTATAGATAATACGGGATTACCCATTTCCATGGGATTATCCATAAACAAAACCGTATCTAAAATAGCCACCGGAGAAGCCAAGCCCAACGGAGAAATCTACGTTTCGCCCGATAACACACGTCCGTTTCTGGCGCCGCTCTCCATACGCAAGATACCGATGATAGGCGAAAAAACATTCCAGATGCTGCGTTCCATGGGCATCGTAACCATCGATACGCTGAGTCACATTCCGCCCGATATGATGCAGCGCGTGCTGGGCACCAACGGTCTGGTGATATGGAAAAAGGCGAACGGCATCGACAATACACCCGTGCAGCAGTTCAGCGAACGTATATCTGTGGGTACGGAAACCACCTTCGAAAACGACACCATAGACATAACACGTATACGGCAGATGCTGGTGAGTATGGTAGAGAAAATCGCTTATCAGGCACGCAAAAAACAAAAACTCGCGTCGTGTATCACCATCAAAATACGGTATTCAAATTTCGATACGCACACCTTACAGAAACGCCTTCCCTACACATCATTCGATCATGTGCTGATACCCGCGGCCATCAGCCTGTTCGATAAACTGTACCAGCGCAGAATGCTTATACGGCTTGTGGGCGTAAGACTCAGCGGACTCATAAGCGGCGTGCAGCAGATAAATATGTTTGACGATACACCCGAAATGGTGAGCCTCTACACCGCCATGGATAAGATACGTAAACGCTACGGCAGCAAGGCAATTTTGAGGGCAGTAGGATTGCATGATGAACTAAGAAATAATAACTAAAAATTAATAATGGGAAATTATAAAAATTAAATAGACCTCACGCAAAGACGCAAAGGCGCAAAGTTTTTTTCATTTTCAAATTAACTAATTGACAAATTTTCAAATTAAATAGACCTCACGCAAAGACGCGTTACAAACTTTTTGACTTTACGACTTTATGGACTTTCTGACTTTATAAACTATCATTTTTAATTATTCATTGTATTTAAACTGCCACACATATTACAGCCTCCGATACGGCACACTTTCGCCTGAACAGCTGGTGGAAGATGCCGTTGCAAAAGGTGTGCACACACTTGCGCTTACCGACATCAACAGCTCGCAGGGAATGCTTGATTTTGTAAAACTGTGCAACGAGAATAATGTAAAGCCTATTGCCGGTGTCGAATTCCGCAACGACGACACCCACGTTTATACAGGAATAGCGCTGAACAACGAAGGTTTTCGCGAATTGAACGAAATCGTGACGCTGCACAGTGAACGCGGAGAACCCTATCCCGCTAAGGCGCCACGCACATCTCACTCGGTATTTATTTATCCGTTCGGGCCGGAAATAAAGGCTATATGCGAAGAATATGAGTTCATAGGTATTCGTCCGTCAGACCTCAACCGGCTTCAGTTCTCAAAAATAAAAATTGATGCTTCGCGGCTTGTGATGATGCAGCCGGTAACATTCAAAGACACAACCGGGTTTCATGCACACCGCTATCTGCGGGCTATTGACCACAATACGCTCATCACCAAACTGCAACCCCATCAGGCAGCCATGCCCGACGAGATTATGCTCAGCCCGGATGCACTGAGAGCAATTTATGCAGACCATCCTCAGATTATAAAAAACACCGAAAAGCTGCTTTCGCAATGCTCCATTGCATTTGATTATAACGGCATAAAAAACCGTAAAACCTTTACGGGAAATGCCTCTGACGACAGGCTGCTGCTTGAAAAATTAGCTTTTGACGGGCTTGAATACCGATACGGAAAAACGAACCGTACTGCCCGTGAGCGTGTGCTGAAAGAGCTCGCTATCATTGACAAACTCGGCTTCTCATCGTATTTCCTCATCACCTGGGATATTATCCGCTACTCCATGTCGCGCGGTTTTTACCATGTAGGACGAGGCAGCGGCGCTAATTCAATTGTGGCGTACTGTCTCAAAATTACCGAGGTCGACCCGATAGAACTTGACCTGTACTTCGAGCGCTTCATCAATCCGAAGCGCAGCAGCCCGCCCGATTTTGATATTGATTATTCGTGGAAAGAACGTGACGAAGTGATAGACTACATCTTTAAACGCTACGGCAGCAAGCATACCGCGCTGTTAGGCGCCACATCAACATTCAGAGACCGCTCAACCTACCGCGAACTGGGCAAAGTAGTAGGTTTGCCCAAAGCCGAGATTGATGAACTGGTCAAGAATCCCGAAAAGGTAAAAGACAACAGCCGGCTTACGCAGCAGCTATACGCACTGTCCAATTATCTGGCCGACTTCCCCAATATTCGCAGCATACACGCCGGCGGCATCCTGATATCGGAAGAACCCATGACCTGCTATACCGCACTGGACATGCCGCCAAAAGGCTTTCCCACCACACAGTGGGATATGTATGTTGCCGAAGATTTTCATTTTGAGAAGCTGGATATCCTCAGCCAGCGCGGCATCGGGCACATACGCGAATGTGCCGACATTATTTACGCTAACAAGGGCGTAAGCGTAGACATCCATCGTGTCAACGTTTTCAAAAAAGACAAGACCGTAAAAAAACAATTGAAGGATGGCGAAACCATCGGATGCTTTTATGTTGAAAGTCCGGCCATGCGGGGATTATTAAAGAAATTGCGATGCGACAATTACCTCACGCTGGTGGCTGCAAGTTCCATCATAAGACCGGGTGTGGCGCGCTCGGGCATGATGCGGGAGTACATCAAGCGTTTTCACGACCCCAAAGGCTTCAGCTATATACATCCCGTGATGGAAGAACAGCTCAAAGAAACATTCGGCGTGATGGTGTATCAGGAAGATGTACTTAAGGTTTGTCACCACTTTGCGGGTCTCGACCTTGCCGATGCCGATGTACTGCGGCGTGCCATGAGCGGCAAAGTGCGCGGCAAAAAAGAGATGCAGCGCATTGTAAATAAATTTTTCGAGAACTGCCGTTCGTTCGGTTACCCGGAAAATGTTACAAAAGAAGTGTGGCGGCAGATAGAATCCTTTGCGGGATATTCGTTCTCCAAGGCGCACTCCGCCTCGTATGCCGCAGAAAGCTTTCAGAGCCTGTATCTCAAGGCGCATTACCCGCATGAATTTATGGTAGCGGTTATTAATAATTTTGGAGGTTATTACCGCACATGGGTATATTTTAATGAAGCCAAACGTTGCGGTGCGACCATCAAACTGCCCTGCGTGAATGCCGGCAACTACATTACGAGTATTCACGGAAAAGATATTTACATCGGATTCATCCACATCGCAAATCTTGAAGCAGCCACGGCGAAAGGGATAGAATCGGAAC includes:
- a CDS encoding exonuclease domain-containing protein yields the protein MYAIVDIETTGGRQIDRITEIAVYVHDGTKIVDEYTTLVNPELSIPYFVQRLTGITNEMVTSAPKFYEVARRIVEITNNCMFVAHNASFDYNFLKGEFKRLGYHYKRKMLCTVKLSRRLLPGMPSYSLGKLCNELGIEVVGRHRAAGDALATVKLFEKLLSVGVDSKDIFSSSRLSAISRHHPLLDPLKIEGLPEEPGVYHFHDDKNNLIYIGKSRNIYSRVMAHFGNNTTRAMNMCERIADIQYELTGSELIALLIESAEIKKNKPVFNRAQRRTGYTYGIFESTDANGYRVLKLDKNNCSELPLMTFTSKFEGQRWLEKTVEKNRLCQKLTGLYKTDGACFHHAVQQCDGACIGQEPPDEYNLRVEKALSAFRFDNQNFFIIDKGRNKDEKAVIKIEKGRYIGWGYADTMEAVSDIESLNNYITPADDNRDVQQIIRSYLRHHKVEKMIIY
- a CDS encoding four helix bundle protein codes for the protein MIIHKFEDIIAWQKAQDYAVTIYSVFKNLKDFGFKDQIQRAAISISNNVAEGFDRSSDADFSRFIYMAKSSCSEVKSMTYLALKLKYINEEEQSLLIKDSDEISRILRGILKSLQPKQ
- the dinB gene encoding DNA polymerase IV, which gives rise to METHNNRNIIHLDLDSFFVSVERLLNSSLVGKPVIIGGTSDRGVVSSCSYEARKYGVTSAMPMRMARSLCADAVVIRGDMDQYSKYSRIVTDIIAEKAPLFEKASIDEHYIDVTGMDRFFGTQKWSQELRKYIIDNTGLPISMGLSINKTVSKIATGEAKPNGEIYVSPDNTRPFLAPLSIRKIPMIGEKTFQMLRSMGIVTIDTLSHIPPDMMQRVLGTNGLVIWKKANGIDNTPVQQFSERISVGTETTFENDTIDITRIRQMLVSMVEKIAYQARKKQKLASCITIKIRYSNFDTHTLQKRLPYTSFDHVLIPAAISLFDKLYQRRMLIRLVGVRLSGLISGVQQINMFDDTPEMVSLYTAMDKIRKRYGSKAILRAVGLHDELRNNN
- a CDS encoding T9SS type A sorting domain-containing protein; this encodes MKKIALPIILFFACTAFIMAQSGLNLIPGKIVGKRGEVNRVELNPNSKVPYTDTLLYVWMKTTGTTGFQVSATTPSIAQYFNAPQTINVKGANFYGKAYNVPSITVTVQLFLAGADSMPTGSALATTTVNVDSLGSNGVLQRAMFTNAIAVSAPYVIVITNAGANAVGIATNDNAANDGQGENLARIKAGMTWARILSYGYDCDWLIEPIVNYTLARVYFTMDKTCINNGDLVNFTNVHPAIYVDRMYEYYVNVDSTKYQFGWNFGDSPTLFNAIDTSHQYAVAAPYTITLGDIFVGYCFFTSAQDTTANIDICSGIGTNQTSAVSIYPNPAKNFINIDNAVNARVEIYNMLGMNVARINSAGVSETIDISALPAGSYFIRIENDGAVQTRKIEVRK
- the thiL gene encoding thiamine-phosphate kinase, whose product is MIEPEQSRTELSELGEFGLIDRLTADITIFHEQTVKGVGDDAAVIDAGDRFILVSTDLLVEGVHFDLTYTPLKHLGYKAAVVNFSDICAMNGMPKQITVGLAVSNRFPVEALDEFYAGLKLACERYKVDIVGGDTTSSTTGMFISITVLGDVAKEDVVYRSGAKEHDLICVSGDLGGAYAGLLLLEREKVVFRADPEMQPDLEGYDYPLERQLKPEARTDIVKKLKIAGLKPTSMIDISDGLASEIMHLCKNSKSGAAIYEDKLPVDAATVTLAEEFKLDPTTVALNGGEDYELLFTIPITELKRIQQVENVTIIGHITDIKDGLSMITRSGQSVPVLAQGWDALSKREDSGPK
- a CDS encoding gliding motility-associated C-terminal domain-containing protein; translated protein: MKSSGFIVSVLFLMFTFQGITQNVVNNGNQIVVTPGAYVMIGGDFINKNDGTNDGVVALDGNIVLKQNWVNFANNNVLSLIGSSPAGNVIMDGLTKQAIEGTNASHFENLIIRNGDKILRVSDCEVNDTLFVDAVLKLNSHKLIIDNQNRAAIQHLSNYILSETDPLVGYGELQWNIGSVLDTYEIPFGSGLIASNDLNVTFTTRTPGQPNSGGVSFATYPADCKNFPLPTGVMSLDKDYDLVVNRYWIIDPLYLNAKPGADITFRYTEEDVNPRCNARMTEGDLKAVSYNTLTNEWNDSLATGTDAPASNLLFAENITQDNFYAPWALVNEFKPWEFFTPNAFTPNGDGVNDEFRPIGYNLEFQTFEMSIYDRWGGKIYETTDYNAPWKGRAWNSSQKCPGGVYTWLVFVTDKYGKISKYRGIVTLVP
- a CDS encoding LexA family transcriptional regulator gives rise to the protein MQFASNIKFLRKRHGRTQEEVAFALEMKRSTLSGYENEVAQPNIDALLAFSRYYNISIDTLVKTDLSGMPESSLSQLERGYDTYITGSKIRVLATTVDRENNENIELVPVKAKAGYASGFADPEYIQSLQTFQLPFLSHERKYRTFQISGDSMLPIPSGSWITCEFVQNWHHIRDRHAYVFLTLDDGIVFKIAENRIRENGLLMLHSFNPAYAPYEMPVNQLREVWKFVNYISSELPEPNSFSQNVLKTVENLRSDVELLKKKLKKM